CACAGGCTTTACAAAGACCAAAGaaaagacacatttttgttCTATGGTTACGGCTCCGCCAAAGATATGATCACCACCACGTTATACGCTGTCATACCTGGACCGtacgtggtttttttttttgtgcagtttaCGCTGACCTCTGGAAAACCGGAATGTTCGAGCGGATGAGTCTGCAAACGGACGAAGATGAGCACAGCATTGAGATGCACCTGCCTTACACTGCAAAAGCCATGGAGAGGTATTTAAGGCCAAGGAGGCTGAAGCTGGATGGAGCTGAACGCATGAAATGAGTTCCATTATGCAAGAGACTGCAGTGTAATTTAGTTGAGCATGAActcaaatgttttaatttctgTTTGGTCAGTAGTTAGACTGTGATTTTGAGGCCTAGGAAGTGAATTCATGTGTTGGGTTAGTATCTTTGTCCTTGctcagatttattttttcagaatgATTATCTAAGAATCAATTGTGAAATGATGGAGAGTACATCAGTTCATCTCTTCTTCATCCACCCCTGTGTTCGTCCTTGTGACATTCAGATCGGTTTACAGGCATATTACGTGCGTGTCGTGTCACTCTATAAGTTAGTGAATTTGTCTCTGAATGCAGCCATAAAGATGAGTTTAGCATCGTCCCAGTGCTGGTTGGTGCCCTGAGCGAATCAAAAGAGCAGGAATATGGGAAGCTGCTAAGCAAGTATCTTGCAGACccctccaacctcttcatcatcTCCTCAGACTTCTGCCACTGGGGTAAGCGTGAAGATGCCCGTTTCATCTATAATTCTGTTGCCGCTCGATCAGCCACGGCCTAAACACCGCTTGTGCTGCCTTAAtgtgaacattttcttttctggaAATTCTTGAGGAGACACCTACAATAATTTCACAAAAGCACTGAGCGCTCATACTTTGAGTCTTCTCAAATTACGTTTGTGAAAATGACAACATATCCCATCCCGGCTTCCTGAACGTGAACACACTCTGTTTTTCCCATAAATGTGCAGGCCAGCGATTCCGTTACACTTACTATGATGAAAGCCAAGGAGAGATTTACAGATCCATTGAGCACCTCGACAAGATGGTAAACCTTTTACTTTTTTCGTCTTGACTAAATTTGACTATTGAAAACGTAGAATTATTCCAAaattgtgcgtttttttttttttttttttcattaatatttgaTGGAGCGTGATTACTTGCTGAGGGATGTCCGCAGTGTAATAACACGTCGGGGCTGTGTAATAACACGTGTGCCCAACTGCAGCCTCCCTCCTGCTCCGACGTCCCGTTTCTGTGGTGTGATGTTCACGCGTCCCTCTTCTTCTCTCCAGGGTATGGGAATTATAGAGCAGTTGGACCCTATATCCTTTAGCAACTACTTGAAAAAATACCACAATACCATTTGTGGTCGCCACCCTATTGGAGTTCTATTGAacgtgagtgtttttttttgtttgtttttttttgtccgaaTTTGAACACCTGCATGCAGTTTCGTGCATTTTGTAGAGGAGCTCATTGGTGTTGGCCTGTTGTGTAGACATGTACTTGCATGTGTTTCCCTGTAGGCCGTGGCCGAGTTGAAGAAAAGTGGATTAGACATGAACTTCTCTTTCCTGAACTATGCCCAGTCGAGCCAGTGCCGGAACTGGCAGGACAGCTCCGTGAGCTACGCTGCAGGGGCGCTCACTGTTCACTGAGGCCAAACCCGACCCCGCGAGATCCCGACCCCGGACCACCTGTATCCTCTCCACCCGCCAACCCCACCCGTTTTAAGGAAAGGACCTGAAGCTGGGTGCAGCCGG
Above is a genomic segment from Denticeps clupeoides chromosome 8, fDenClu1.1, whole genome shotgun sequence containing:
- the memo1 gene encoding protein MEMO1, with product MSNRMVCREASHAGSWYTASGSQLNAQLEGWLSQAQSTVKPARAIIAPHAGYTYCGACAAHAYKQVDPSITRRVFILGPSHHVPLSRCALSPAEVYRTPLYDLRIDQKVYADLWKTGMFERMSLQTDEDEHSIEMHLPYTAKAMESHKDEFSIVPVLVGALSESKEQEYGKLLSKYLADPSNLFIISSDFCHWGQRFRYTYYDESQGEIYRSIEHLDKMGMGIIEQLDPISFSNYLKKYHNTICGRHPIGVLLNAVAELKKSGLDMNFSFLNYAQSSQCRNWQDSSVSYAAGALTVH